The Sporocytophaga myxococcoides DSM 11118 genome window below encodes:
- a CDS encoding nitroreductase family protein, translated as MMTLLDNLKWRYAAKKMNGQQVPQEKLDYILEAARYAPSSSGLQPYKIFVISDRKKLEQIREFSFNQSQITDCSHLLVWAAWDSYSADRVGDVLLRTSRERGLPDNSSEDYKKMLLGLYEPLGKEWQENRCAKQAYISFGLAIAAAAEQKVDATPMEGFDNIKMDEFLGLNELGLKSVVILPIGYRDEANDWLVNLKKWRTPREEFVKFVG; from the coding sequence ATGATGACTTTGCTAGACAACTTAAAGTGGCGTTATGCTGCAAAGAAAATGAACGGACAACAAGTTCCGCAAGAGAAATTAGACTATATACTGGAAGCCGCAAGATATGCACCTTCATCGTCTGGTCTTCAGCCTTATAAAATTTTTGTAATCAGCGACAGGAAAAAGCTTGAACAAATCAGGGAATTTTCTTTCAATCAAAGTCAGATTACTGACTGCTCTCATTTGCTGGTTTGGGCTGCATGGGACAGTTATTCAGCTGACAGAGTAGGAGATGTTTTGCTACGAACTTCCAGGGAGCGTGGCTTGCCTGATAACTCGTCTGAAGATTACAAAAAAATGCTTCTGGGGCTTTATGAGCCATTAGGAAAAGAATGGCAGGAAAACCGCTGCGCCAAACAGGCATACATATCATTTGGACTGGCTATTGCTGCTGCGGCGGAACAAAAGGTGGACGCTACACCAATGGAAGGGTTTGATAATATTAAAATGGACGAATTCCTGGGTCTTAATGAATTAGGCCTTAAAAGTGTTGTTATACTACCTATAGGTTACAGAGATGAAGCAAATGATTGGTTGGTGAATCTTAAAAAGTGGAGAACACCAAGAGAAGAATTTGTAAAGTTTGTAGGTTAA
- a CDS encoding ClpXP adapter SpxH family protein, with product MKNKTTSENPLICDPVEGICGIPDSADNTKIKVQKIIKPVKLVYFTDPICSSCWGIEPQLRKLKLEYGNSLEIEYRMGGLLPDWSYNSGGISKPSDVAHHWDEVSVHYDMPIDGDVWLEDPLPSSYPPSIAFKAAQQQDPDIAVLFLREIREMVFLQKKNITKWEHLESAAKKVGLNTSQLKIDFDGIAKTLFEEDLKLAKQFGVRGFPTMFFIDKEGNKETVYGSKPYAFYETSVLKLNPSAAKCEYNKNSDTLFAKYNSLTAKEFSELSGMPRSESEKYLNDLSAKNILEKLTTKNGSIWKLKNSVKME from the coding sequence ATGAAAAATAAGACAACCAGCGAAAATCCCCTCATATGCGATCCTGTGGAAGGAATTTGCGGAATTCCTGATAGTGCAGATAATACAAAAATCAAAGTGCAGAAAATTATCAAGCCTGTTAAATTAGTTTACTTTACTGATCCCATATGTTCTTCATGCTGGGGCATAGAGCCTCAATTGCGGAAGCTGAAACTCGAATATGGTAACAGTCTAGAAATTGAATACAGGATGGGCGGATTGCTACCTGATTGGAGTTATAACAGTGGAGGTATAAGCAAACCTTCTGATGTGGCTCATCATTGGGATGAAGTGAGCGTTCATTATGATATGCCCATTGATGGAGATGTTTGGCTGGAAGATCCTTTACCATCTTCTTATCCGCCATCAATTGCTTTTAAGGCTGCGCAACAGCAGGATCCAGACATTGCGGTCTTATTTTTAAGAGAGATTCGTGAAATGGTTTTTTTACAGAAAAAGAACATTACCAAGTGGGAACATCTTGAATCAGCTGCTAAAAAAGTAGGACTAAATACTTCACAACTGAAAATAGATTTTGATGGAATAGCAAAAACACTATTTGAGGAAGATCTTAAGCTCGCCAAGCAATTTGGCGTCAGAGGGTTTCCCACTATGTTTTTTATTGATAAAGAGGGTAATAAAGAAACTGTATATGGTTCAAAGCCTTATGCATTCTATGAAACATCAGTTCTTAAGCTCAACCCATCAGCTGCTAAATGTGAATACAACAAAAACTCGGATACTCTTTTTGCTAAATACAATTCACTTACTGCAAAAGAATTTTCAGAATTATCGGGTATGCCAAGAAGTGAAAGCGAAAAGTATCTAAATGATCTTTCAGCCAAAAATATCCTGGAAAAACTGACTACAAAAAATGGATCAATATGGAAGTTGAAAAACTCCGTCAAGATGGAATAG
- a CDS encoding cupin domain-containing protein, protein MNISNIDNKLNDISKDEDLGVELALLTGDEKMSVFAVELQKGEFIHAHYHKEDIETYFILNGEGVVFLGTKDQDGVIWESEDKVHKGDCFTIYPHQVHKFKNLSNETLRIIATAPLSHSEEDRYFVNDKD, encoded by the coding sequence ATGAATATTTCAAACATAGATAATAAGTTAAATGACATCTCTAAAGATGAAGATTTAGGAGTAGAGCTTGCTCTTTTAACAGGGGATGAAAAGATGTCTGTATTTGCAGTGGAGCTTCAGAAGGGGGAGTTTATTCATGCTCACTACCACAAGGAAGACATCGAAACCTATTTTATTCTTAACGGAGAAGGGGTAGTGTTCTTAGGGACAAAAGATCAAGATGGGGTAATATGGGAAAGTGAAGATAAAGTGCATAAGGGGGATTGCTTTACGATATATCCTCACCAAGTGCATAAGTTTAAAAACCTGTCAAATGAGACCCTGAGAATAATTGCAACAGCTCCATTGAGCCACAGCGAAGAAGATCGTTATTTTGTGAATGATAAAGATTAA
- a CDS encoding globin has product MEELPNIYERLGADNLQLLVDYFYDLVFTDEQLAPLFSNTPKEVIKNKQLLFLTQFLGGPGAYSELYGHPKMRARHMPHEITESKAIAWLQCMNKAVYRLPIDEQLKKDLFSAFPKMAFHMVNTEK; this is encoded by the coding sequence ATGGAAGAACTCCCTAATATATATGAAAGGCTTGGAGCTGATAATCTGCAGCTTTTGGTAGACTATTTCTATGATTTGGTATTTACCGACGAACAATTGGCACCACTTTTCAGCAATACACCCAAAGAGGTAATAAAAAACAAGCAGCTACTATTTCTGACCCAATTCCTGGGAGGTCCTGGAGCATATTCAGAGCTCTATGGTCATCCTAAAATGAGAGCGAGGCATATGCCGCATGAAATTACAGAAAGCAAAGCTATAGCCTGGCTTCAATGCATGAATAAAGCTGTATATAGGCTTCCAATAGACGAACAACTCAAAAAAGATTTATTTTCTGCTTTTCCCAAGATGGCCTTTCACATGGTGAATACTGAGAAATAG
- a CDS encoding SMP-30/gluconolactonase/LRE family protein, whose translation MIYFYLILLISFQACAQDKRKKESTSKPEKELFKSEYYTDSLFSIGIEGPYFFEGNLYAVNFQKKGNIAVIRPGGKVELFVELPPGSVGNGIRFNKNGDMLVADYTNHSVLLINMKTRDIKIFAHDRNMNQPNDIAISDKGILFAADPDWEHSTGMLWKIDETGRTFLLEKNMGTTNGIELSPDNRKLYVNESVQRNVWVYDADSVGNISGKRLFHRFSDYGMDGMRMDVKGNLYVARYGKGVIAVLSPEGKLIREIKLKGKKPTNLAFGGTDGKTVFVTMQDKRRIEAFENDIEGKEWSK comes from the coding sequence TTGATTTACTTTTACTTAATTCTCCTAATAAGTTTTCAGGCATGCGCACAGGATAAAAGGAAAAAAGAATCCACTTCAAAGCCTGAGAAAGAATTGTTTAAGTCTGAATATTATACAGATTCTCTTTTTAGCATAGGTATAGAAGGGCCTTATTTTTTTGAGGGAAATTTATATGCTGTAAATTTTCAGAAAAAAGGAAACATAGCTGTGATAAGACCAGGCGGAAAGGTTGAACTCTTTGTTGAACTTCCTCCTGGCAGTGTAGGAAACGGGATCAGGTTTAATAAGAATGGAGATATGTTAGTGGCCGATTATACAAATCACTCAGTTCTTTTGATCAATATGAAAACCAGAGATATAAAAATCTTTGCGCACGATCGCAATATGAACCAGCCCAATGATATTGCCATCAGCGATAAAGGTATTCTGTTTGCTGCCGACCCAGACTGGGAGCATTCTACAGGAATGTTGTGGAAGATAGACGAAACCGGGAGGACTTTTTTACTTGAAAAAAATATGGGCACTACCAATGGTATAGAACTTAGTCCGGATAACAGAAAGCTTTATGTAAATGAGAGTGTGCAGAGGAATGTCTGGGTATATGATGCAGACAGTGTTGGTAATATTTCGGGAAAAAGGTTATTTCATAGATTCTCTGATTATGGTATGGATGGAATGAGGATGGATGTAAAAGGAAATCTGTATGTTGCGCGTTACGGAAAGGGCGTGATTGCAGTCCTTTCACCTGAAGGAAAGCTTATAAGAGAAATAAAATTAAAAGGTAAAAAGCCAACCAATCTTGCTTTTGGCGGAACAGACGGGAAAACGGTTTTTGTAACCATGCAGGATAAGAGACGGATTGAGGCGTTTGAAAATGATATTGAAGGAAAGGAGTGGAGTAAGTAA
- a CDS encoding winged helix-turn-helix transcriptional regulator, with protein sequence MKKQQTFNNTAICKTRITAIKDTMDILSGKWKFHILGTLMQGGKMRFMDLLREVDGIAAKMLSKELQDMEMNKLVSRTILNTKPITVEYEVTEYGRTLERIIDEIAIWGIEYRKALYDKK encoded by the coding sequence ATGAAGAAGCAACAAACATTTAATAATACTGCTATATGCAAAACAAGGATAACAGCGATTAAAGACACTATGGATATATTATCTGGCAAATGGAAGTTTCACATCCTTGGCACCTTAATGCAGGGCGGTAAAATGCGCTTTATGGATTTATTGCGGGAAGTTGATGGTATAGCGGCAAAGATGCTGTCTAAAGAGCTGCAGGATATGGAAATGAATAAATTGGTAAGCAGAACTATTCTCAACACCAAACCTATCACTGTAGAATATGAAGTCACTGAATATGGTAGAACTTTGGAACGTATCATTGACGAAATCGCCATTTGGGGAATTGAATACAGGAAAGCACTATATGATAAGAAATAG
- a CDS encoding RNA polymerase sigma factor, giving the protein MSEISILKDFQKRQMLFMELYKKAFPAVARYISRKGGNYEEAKDIFQDALVIYYEKLISKSFSPINNEKAYILGIAKHLWIRKLGSNVINDTIESAESEAVFAEEHLRTDKLIYLLETAGKKCMDILRAFYYEKASITEIAQQFGYSGTRSATVQKYKCIEKIRETVKEKSLAYEDFIE; this is encoded by the coding sequence ATGTCAGAAATATCAATTTTAAAGGATTTCCAGAAAAGGCAGATGCTTTTTATGGAACTTTATAAGAAGGCCTTTCCGGCAGTTGCAAGGTATATAAGCAGAAAAGGAGGCAATTATGAAGAGGCTAAAGACATATTCCAGGATGCATTGGTCATTTATTATGAAAAACTTATTTCAAAGTCTTTTTCACCTATAAATAATGAAAAGGCCTATATCCTGGGAATTGCCAAACATCTATGGATCAGAAAACTTGGAAGCAACGTGATCAATGACACAATTGAAAGTGCTGAATCAGAAGCTGTATTTGCCGAAGAGCACCTTCGTACTGACAAACTTATTTATTTGCTGGAAACAGCAGGAAAAAAATGTATGGATATACTCAGAGCTTTTTACTATGAGAAGGCTTCTATAACTGAAATAGCTCAGCAGTTCGGTTATTCAGGAACAAGATCTGCCACTGTGCAGAAATATAAATGTATTGAAAAAATAAGGGAAACTGTAAAAGAAAAATCATTGGCATATGAGGACTTCATTGAATGA
- a CDS encoding ClpP family protease: MTINANVIPMVIDSNSHGERAYDIYSLLLKERIIFLGTAIDDQVANLIVAQLLYLNSINQHEQINMYINSPGGSVYAGLAIHDAMKMISAPVSTVSVGFSGSMATALLTSGSKGKRFALPHATIHMHPTSGGGKGYTEDVRISTREQERIQAQLFHIIGNNTGHSWQETENFFLRDKYLNALEAKSYGLVDEVLGDTSDLVMLNTNAQEVLLYHQS, translated from the coding sequence ATGACAATCAATGCAAACGTAATTCCAATGGTCATTGATAGCAATAGCCACGGAGAAAGAGCATATGACATATACAGCCTTTTATTAAAAGAGCGCATTATATTTCTTGGCACCGCTATTGATGATCAGGTCGCCAATCTTATTGTTGCACAGTTGCTCTATCTTAACAGTATAAATCAGCACGAACAGATCAACATGTATATCAATAGTCCTGGAGGAAGTGTGTATGCAGGATTAGCCATTCATGATGCAATGAAAATGATTTCAGCTCCGGTTTCTACCGTTAGCGTAGGCTTCTCAGGAAGCATGGCAACAGCATTGCTCACTTCCGGAAGCAAAGGAAAAAGATTCGCTCTTCCACATGCCACGATTCACATGCATCCTACAAGTGGCGGAGGAAAAGGTTATACGGAAGATGTCAGGATCTCCACACGTGAACAGGAACGAATTCAGGCACAGTTATTCCATATCATTGGAAACAACACTGGTCATAGCTGGCAGGAAACAGAAAATTTCTTTTTGAGAGATAAGTACCTCAATGCCCTGGAAGCGAAATCTTACGGCCTGGTCGATGAAGTTTTGGGAGATACCAGTGATCTTGTTATGCTTAACACAAATGCCCAGGAGGTTCTGTTATATCACCAATCATAG
- a CDS encoding 2OG-Fe(II) oxygenase, with amino-acid sequence MKKNIFTNYIFTIDNFWTKQECEDFIKKSENIGYEPATVNTEKGAVRVESVRNNNRVIYNDTELANKLWLRFEQSAPTKIGNSKAIGFNELFRFYKYEPGQQFKRHRDQSFIRNESEASYFTFMIYLNENYEGGETTFNDLTIQPKQGTALIFLHDLEHEGSSVKQGIKYVLRTDIMFRLEEE; translated from the coding sequence ATGAAAAAGAACATCTTTACCAACTATATCTTTACTATAGACAACTTTTGGACTAAGCAGGAATGTGAAGATTTTATCAAAAAAAGCGAAAACATCGGATATGAGCCTGCTACTGTGAACACAGAAAAAGGAGCAGTTAGAGTTGAATCTGTAAGAAATAATAACAGAGTAATTTATAACGATACTGAACTTGCTAATAAACTTTGGTTAAGATTTGAACAATCTGCACCCACAAAGATAGGAAACAGTAAAGCCATTGGGTTCAATGAGCTTTTCAGATTTTACAAATATGAGCCCGGACAACAATTTAAACGGCACAGAGATCAAAGTTTTATCCGTAATGAATCTGAAGCAAGTTACTTTACATTCATGATTTACCTGAATGAAAACTATGAAGGAGGAGAAACAACTTTTAACGACCTAACGATTCAACCCAAACAAGGTACAGCATTGATTTTCCTACATGACCTGGAACATGAAGGCAGCTCTGTTAAACAAGGTATAAAATATGTTCTACGCACAGACATAATGTTCAGGCTTGAAGAAGAATAA
- a CDS encoding MBL fold metallo-hydrolase: MNAVIPISIWPKGLINCFLIKGDHKHVLVDTGVPGSEHRIFRQLEEHNIDKADIGLIIITHGHIDHFGSAAQLKKLLNVPILAHQSDLEAYTSGKADITTLKPNNPQWKLFKAMIKDQRARAFQPDILMKDDTDFSISNWGIRGKVIHTPGHTPGSISIILDNGEAIIMDMLATGILLGGIMLNSRIKHPPFHDDLRQLKSSFEKVISENGSRYYLGHGGPVSRELVIKYYNKYIDKKYR; this comes from the coding sequence ATGAATGCTGTAATTCCAATCTCAATCTGGCCCAAAGGTCTGATCAATTGTTTCCTCATAAAAGGTGACCATAAACATGTATTGGTGGATACCGGGGTACCCGGAAGTGAGCATAGAATATTCCGTCAATTAGAAGAGCACAATATTGATAAAGCAGATATAGGACTTATCATTATTACGCACGGACATATAGATCATTTTGGTAGTGCTGCCCAATTAAAGAAGTTACTGAACGTGCCAATATTAGCTCATCAATCTGATCTGGAGGCATACACTTCTGGGAAAGCGGACATTACTACGTTAAAGCCTAACAACCCCCAGTGGAAACTATTCAAGGCGATGATAAAGGACCAAAGAGCAAGGGCTTTTCAACCAGATATTTTAATGAAAGATGATACTGATTTTTCCATAAGTAATTGGGGGATCCGTGGTAAAGTCATACATACACCTGGGCATACGCCTGGTTCTATATCTATAATCTTGGATAATGGGGAAGCTATTATTATGGATATGCTTGCCACAGGAATATTGCTTGGTGGCATCATGCTTAATTCAAGAATAAAACATCCCCCGTTTCACGATGATTTAAGGCAATTGAAAAGTAGCTTTGAAAAGGTTATTTCAGAGAATGGATCACGTTATTATCTCGGCCATGGAGGGCCTGTGAGCAGAGAACTTGTTATAAAATATTATAATAAATATATAGATAAGAAATACAGATAA
- a CDS encoding winged helix-turn-helix transcriptional regulator: protein MTKKKSPDECKKQIMAVHDAMDVLTGKWKISIIAVLCFHNKRRFSDILKDVKGISNKMLSKELKEMEINKLIKRTVEATQPVTVHYELTEYGQKLQYVIKNLSDWGIEHRKEIMGK, encoded by the coding sequence ATGACAAAAAAGAAAAGTCCTGATGAATGCAAAAAGCAGATTATGGCTGTTCATGATGCCATGGACGTACTGACAGGTAAATGGAAAATATCCATCATCGCAGTACTTTGCTTTCATAATAAGAGAAGATTTTCTGATATATTAAAAGACGTAAAAGGAATTTCCAATAAGATGTTGAGTAAGGAATTAAAGGAGATGGAAATAAATAAACTTATCAAAAGGACTGTCGAGGCTACACAACCTGTAACAGTTCATTATGAGCTTACTGAATATGGTCAGAAATTACAATATGTAATTAAAAATCTTTCTGATTGGGGAATTGAACACAGAAAAGAAATAATGGGGAAATAA
- a CDS encoding M64 family metallopeptidase → MKKIKLIAISLVILLFVANPVFAQVFDVDTLLYNGNTNKNINLVILGDGYVSSEMNDFITDANKLKNYLFGKAPFSNYKNYFNVFIIKTPSIESGVKHPATAADCISASVPKSNPNNYFGSTFDAYGIHRLVVPMNTSAIISVLADNFPDYDQVFVIANSLYYGGSGGSYATATLDQWSNEIAVHEIGHSFAGLADEYWAGPGYAAEKPNMTQNNNPNTIKWKNWLNTGTGVGIFQFSGQAWYKPANGTCIMEEFNKPFCAVCNEAIIEKIHQLVSPIKNYTPISSINTITDPVYFSLSLIKPIPNTLKTEWLLNGINIGKNVDSVLINPSSLNFGSNSISVSVIDTTNLIRNNGHTTSHLYVTNWTISKSVTGIHTISSKNNMLEVKLYPNPSSDFLNIIFKNEKQEKASIHIFSSQGTLVQSIENPNKADNNISLTVDLSKYAVGSYFVEFRSVNFVHTESFIKL, encoded by the coding sequence ATGAAAAAAATAAAGTTGATTGCTATTTCATTAGTGATATTGTTATTTGTTGCTAATCCAGTATTCGCTCAGGTATTTGATGTCGATACCTTACTCTATAATGGTAATACAAACAAGAATATTAACCTTGTAATTTTAGGTGACGGTTATGTAAGCAGCGAAATGAATGATTTTATTACTGATGCAAATAAACTCAAGAATTATTTATTTGGGAAAGCTCCGTTTTCTAATTATAAAAATTATTTCAATGTATTTATTATCAAAACACCCTCAATTGAGTCTGGAGTAAAACATCCAGCTACAGCAGCAGATTGTATTTCTGCTAGTGTTCCTAAATCTAACCCAAACAACTATTTTGGATCAACTTTCGATGCTTATGGTATTCATCGTTTGGTTGTACCTATGAATACTTCAGCAATAATATCAGTTTTAGCTGATAACTTTCCTGATTACGATCAAGTATTCGTTATTGCAAATTCTTTATATTATGGAGGCTCTGGGGGGAGTTATGCCACTGCTACACTGGATCAATGGAGTAATGAAATTGCAGTACACGAAATAGGACACTCTTTTGCCGGATTGGCTGACGAATATTGGGCTGGTCCTGGATATGCGGCTGAAAAGCCTAATATGACTCAAAATAATAATCCAAATACAATTAAGTGGAAAAACTGGCTTAATACAGGTACAGGAGTTGGGATATTTCAGTTTTCCGGGCAAGCCTGGTACAAACCTGCAAATGGAACGTGTATTATGGAAGAATTTAATAAACCATTTTGTGCTGTTTGTAACGAAGCTATTATTGAAAAAATACACCAGCTTGTAAGTCCAATTAAAAATTACACTCCAATAAGCTCAATAAATACTATTACTGATCCTGTATATTTTTCTTTGAGTTTAATTAAACCAATTCCTAACACACTAAAAACAGAATGGTTGTTAAATGGCATTAATATAGGAAAGAATGTAGACTCAGTTTTAATAAACCCTTCTTCATTGAATTTTGGCAGCAATAGTATATCAGTTAGTGTGATTGATACTACTAATTTAATCAGGAACAATGGACACACAACAAGCCACCTTTATGTTACAAACTGGACAATCTCAAAGTCGGTTACCGGAATTCATACTATTTCATCGAAGAATAATATGTTAGAGGTAAAGCTTTACCCAAATCCTTCATCCGATTTTTTGAATATCATTTTTAAAAATGAAAAACAGGAAAAAGCAAGCATTCATATTTTTTCAAGTCAAGGAACCTTAGTGCAAAGTATTGAAAATCCTAACAAGGCAGATAATAATATATCTTTAACAGTTGATCTTAGTAAATATGCTGTAGGTTCATATTTTGTAGAGTTTAGATCTGTAAATTTTGTTCACACTGAGAGTTTTATTAAGCTATAA
- a CDS encoding YchJ family protein has translation MTPCYCNSGLSFESCCEPFLLGDKSPETAEQLMRSRYSAYVEADVRYILKTTHPSKRKYYSAASIKKWATSSKWLKLEIIATEKGSATDDKGTVTFKAYYSNEQNQSVHHEHSYFVKEKGMWFFLEGEVKEE, from the coding sequence ATGACACCTTGTTATTGCAACTCCGGCTTATCTTTTGAATCTTGTTGTGAACCATTCCTTCTGGGAGACAAATCACCGGAGACAGCAGAGCAATTAATGCGGTCCAGGTATTCAGCGTATGTTGAAGCAGATGTTAGGTACATACTCAAGACAACACATCCCTCTAAAAGAAAATATTATTCGGCAGCAAGCATAAAAAAATGGGCTACATCAAGCAAATGGTTAAAGCTGGAAATTATTGCGACAGAGAAGGGTTCTGCAACCGACGACAAAGGTACAGTTACTTTTAAAGCATATTATTCTAATGAACAGAATCAATCGGTTCATCATGAACATTCCTATTTTGTTAAGGAAAAAGGTATGTGGTTCTTTCTTGAAGGCGAAGTGAAAGAAGAATAA
- a CDS encoding Crp/Fnr family transcriptional regulator: MNNTHSAILEYVGKQITLSENDREILMSSFHFVKKDKNDLILKKGSKTEFLYFIIAGYMRCFHQKEEGEEVTTQIWGPGDFATSFESFLKSDLSPDYIQCISNCELLCITKNDHENLYSAIEGWPLFCQNVYESYILRMSERMHILQNLSASERYMRLLNKQPHIALNTSIKHLASYLGIKPQSLSRIRKSIK; the protein is encoded by the coding sequence ATGAATAATACGCACTCTGCTATTCTGGAATATGTAGGTAAACAAATAACCCTATCTGAAAATGATAGAGAAATTCTGATGTCATCATTTCACTTTGTAAAAAAAGACAAAAATGATTTGATTCTGAAAAAAGGATCTAAAACAGAGTTTTTATATTTTATTATAGCTGGATACATGCGCTGTTTTCATCAGAAAGAAGAAGGAGAAGAAGTAACCACGCAGATATGGGGACCTGGGGATTTTGCCACTTCGTTTGAAAGCTTTCTCAAAAGTGATTTGTCTCCCGATTATATTCAATGCATATCAAATTGTGAGTTGCTATGCATCACAAAAAACGATCACGAGAATTTATATTCTGCAATTGAAGGTTGGCCCCTTTTTTGTCAAAATGTTTATGAAAGCTATATTCTGCGCATGTCTGAAAGAATGCATATACTACAGAACCTGTCAGCATCAGAAAGGTATATGAGACTATTAAATAAACAACCCCATATAGCATTAAACACCTCTATAAAACATTTGGCTTCCTACCTCGGAATAAAACCTCAATCTCTTAGCAGGATAAGAAAAAGCATAAAGTAA
- a CDS encoding PQQ-dependent sugar dehydrogenase has translation MNRHFLNFITLNALVGSLFLFSCSGEKAAEQKESQKSAQESTVTDKPQEVKVVEKKAVTPLPVPDTSPVNFIEQKIFHPNGDTFNLYLPEGFIIRPVAWGMKRIRFMDLSPDGRLFLTDMYNLEDNTKGKIYILDGWNDSSMTFTKKTVFAEQLRNPNSLAFYKDSKGKYWLYVAFTDKLVRYPYTEGMEKPEAAPEVLDTYPDYGLSYRYGGWHLTRTIQFGDNDKLYVSIGSSCNTCIEKEEVRASIIEMDPDGKNRRIYARGVRNAVGLAWAKGNLYASNMAADHLGKGKPDDAMFLIEDGNNYGWPYCYHWQGKVYDDPKYDTTKTKISAESVPGAFSYFGAHTAPLGLAWFGEEKADDTSLKNYFLVAQHGSYNPSMAMGYSVQRVRANTPPEDFIKGFLDEKGKIHGRPCGIYALGNNKFYLTDDKFGTVYLVFKETE, from the coding sequence ATGAATCGTCATTTTTTGAATTTTATAACTCTTAACGCACTTGTGGGATCGTTATTCCTTTTTTCATGTTCAGGAGAAAAAGCTGCTGAACAAAAGGAATCTCAGAAATCAGCTCAAGAAAGCACAGTTACAGATAAACCTCAGGAAGTAAAGGTTGTCGAGAAAAAAGCTGTTACACCCCTTCCTGTACCGGATACGTCACCTGTTAATTTCATTGAGCAAAAGATTTTTCACCCCAATGGAGATACATTTAATCTATATCTGCCGGAAGGCTTTATAATAAGGCCAGTGGCCTGGGGTATGAAAAGAATCAGATTTATGGACTTAAGTCCGGATGGAAGGTTGTTCCTTACAGATATGTACAACCTTGAAGACAATACCAAGGGAAAGATCTATATACTGGATGGCTGGAATGATTCCTCAATGACCTTTACCAAAAAAACTGTGTTTGCAGAGCAGCTTAGAAACCCTAACAGTCTTGCCTTTTACAAGGATAGTAAAGGAAAATACTGGTTGTATGTAGCATTCACGGATAAGCTTGTAAGATATCCATACACAGAAGGAATGGAAAAGCCTGAAGCTGCTCCAGAGGTCCTTGATACTTATCCTGATTATGGTCTAAGCTATAGATATGGGGGCTGGCATCTTACACGAACCATCCAATTCGGTGACAATGACAAACTATATGTTTCAATAGGAAGCAGTTGCAATACCTGTATAGAAAAGGAAGAAGTGAGAGCTTCCATAATAGAGATGGACCCGGATGGAAAGAACAGACGTATCTATGCCCGAGGTGTCCGCAATGCAGTGGGACTGGCATGGGCAAAGGGCAATCTGTATGCTTCCAATATGGCAGCAGACCACCTGGGCAAAGGCAAGCCGGATGATGCCATGTTTCTGATAGAGGATGGTAACAACTATGGCTGGCCATATTGTTATCATTGGCAAGGAAAAGTTTATGATGATCCAAAATATGATACAACAAAAACTAAAATCTCAGCCGAATCAGTTCCGGGAGCTTTCAGTTATTTTGGAGCACATACAGCTCCATTAGGTCTGGCTTGGTTTGGAGAAGAAAAAGCGGACGACACTTCCCTTAAAAATTATTTTCTGGTAGCACAGCATGGCTCCTATAATCCTTCCATGGCCATGGGATACTCAGTACAGAGGGTAAGAGCAAACACGCCGCCTGAAGATTTTATAAAAGGATTTCTTGATGAAAAAGGGAAAATTCACGGCAGACCTTGCGGTATATATGCATTAGGGAATAACAAATTTTATCTGACAGATGATAAATTTGGTACTGTGTATTTAGTTTTTAAAGAAACAGAATAA